A window of Streptomyces sp. NBC_01224 genomic DNA:
ACAACGTGCTCGGCCCCCGGACGCTGTCGGCCCTGTTCCGCGCGTACGTTGACGACATCACGAAGCGGCGCGGCTGCACCCATGTGACGTACCCGGACACGAAGGACTTCCGTGCCCCCTGAGCACCACACCGTACTGAGCACGTCATCTGGCGGATGATGCCAACTCGAATGCCCAGTCACACCTCTGCGCGGTGGCCTACGAAGGATGTGCGAGGGTGACCCGATGAAGACCATTGGGTTGATCGGCGGCATGAGCTGGGAGTCGACGGCTGAGTACTACCGGCTGCTCAACGAGCTTGCCCGGGAGCGGCTGGGTGGCCTCCACTCGGCCAAGTGCGTGCTGTACTCGGTCGACTTCGCCGAAATCGAGCGGCTGCAGGTGGCCGGGCACTGGGACAAGGCGGGCGAAGTACTCGCCGACGCCGCCCGGTCCCTGCAGGCCGCTGGCGCAGACCTGTTGCTGATCTGCACCAACACCATGCACAAGGTCGCCGACCAAGTGGCGGCGACGGTCGACATTCCGTTGCTGCATCTGGCCGACACGACGGCGGCGACGGTGCGTACCGCAGGTCTGCGCAGCGTGGGATTGCTGGGCACCGCCTTCACCATGGAGCAGGACTTCTACCGCGACCGCCTGACCAGCCACGGCCTCGGGGTCCTCGTTCCCGACGAAGACGACCGGGCCGTCGTCCATCGGGTGATCTACGAGGAGCTGTGTCTGGGCATCATCCGGGAGGAGTCCCAAGCGGCCTACGGTGAGGTGATCAGCAGGCTGGTGGCCTCCGGAGCGGAGGGCATCATCCTCGGTTGCACCGAGATCGAGCTCCTCATCGGCCCGGAACACAGCCCTGTTCCCGTCTTCGCCACCACCCGACTGCACGCCGAGGCCGCCATCACTGCGGCACTCGCGCCAGAACGGTAGGCCCGGGCGCGCATCGCGGATAACGAGCTCGTACCTCGACCGCGTCCGCACGCCCCCGTGTCCCCCGGCAGCGAACCTGGACCGTTTGCCAACAAAGCTGGACCGGTTACTGCGACGTCACTGGAGTGCATCCTGGCCTGCACGAAGGAGTCCCACGATCGTGCCGCCAGATCACCTGGATGAACCGGTGGCAGCACGCACCATCTGGCCTGCGCAATCGGTGGCGGCGGGGTCCGGTCACTTGTTCTCGCTGTAGTTCATGAACCAGTGGGTGTCGAAGTAGTGGGCCATCGTGAACGGGTGGCGAGGGTCGAGGAGGATGCGGCAGACGAACTCCGCGGTCGAGCAGTCGAAGGGGACGATCTCGCCGACGAACGTCTGAACCGTGACGGGCCAGCGGTCGGGATCGTTGTCGTTGGTCCGCCAGCAGTACAGGTTTTTGTGCTCGGTGCTTGCCCAGATGAGCAGGCCGTCCTCCCTGAGGGAGGTCCATGGCTCCTGGTTCAGAGTGAGGTATGCGTCGAAGGCTCCATCCCCGAACGTTTCCACCATGCGTTTGTAGTCGCCGGGAAGGCGCCTGCCCAAGCTCGCCTCGATCGGTGCCCAGTCGACGTTCGGCCGTCGCGGGGGCTGGGTCCAGCCGGTGATGCTGATGAGCTGCCCGAGCCAGTTCACTTCTTGGCAGGCCCTCTCCTCAGCTGTCGCAGCCTGGGGGACCTGTGTCCGCCGCGGCGCGGTTGCCAACACCGGCCGGACGTCACCTTGCGCGTCATACGCGGTCCCGGCGCCGATCCACTGATTCCCGTAGGCCCATGCCCGTATCGTCATGCCCCGACCTTCGAGGAAAGCGAGGAGAGCCGTGCCACAGGAATCGTCTGCGGTCGGGTCCGTGAAGCCGTCCAAGACAAAGGTGCGCGGGACCCCGTAACGGTCGGTCAGCAACTCTACGAGCGCATGCGGATCGCTGTCCTCAGGCAGGTACAGAGACCCGCCCGTGACGGCAAGCCGGGCCAGCAGGTCGTTAAGGGTCGATTGCGTGAACTCCATAGCGGACGGGAAAGCACACCGCACTGACAATGGGACTTCGATCCAACTTCGGTGGCAAACGGTCCAGAATCATTGTCGGGGGACCCCCCCGCACCTGGTGTCACGTCGGGTCGAACCTGCGAGGTCTGTGAGGCTCACACCCCGTTCACCAGGTAGACGCGGTGAGCTGTGAGGCTGTGAGGTACCCGTCTCAGCCGCCGTGGCGACGGGTCAGGTCCTCCAGCACCGCACGCCACTGTTCGCCCCCGTGCCGCCGGTCTACCGCCTCGATCTTGGCCTGGGGCGGCAGGGCGGCGAAGAGGTCCGCGAGCGCGCCGCCCCGGCCCTCCTGGGCTTCCCACCTCAGCTGCTCCGCCACCCGCATGTCGAGGTGAATCCAGAATTCTGGACGGCCTGCCGTTGCTCCGGTGCCGGCGCCTGCCCCGCACGGGGCGGTCCGCTCTGCTCCTGGGCGGCCTCGGGCGCGAGCTCGGTGAGGATCGCGCGGACCGCGGCCGTCGCGGCCAGCGCGGGCGCCAGCGTCGTCTCCGCTTCCGGACCCATCTGGGCAAGGGCGGCGATGAGGGCGTCGACCGTCGCCAGCGTGTCCGACGCCGCCGACGGTGACCACCCGCCTGTCGCCACCGCGTTTCACACGTTGCACGCCGCGTCCGACAGCACCTCGACACGACCCGCCAGCTCCATGCCCTGCCCAACGGTGCAGTCCGGCCCGCGTACCGCGCCGGACACCAGGTGGTGTCCGCGGCCGCGCCTCCGTACGCCCCGGCCCGGCTCGCCGGCGCGGAGGACGAAGGAGGCATGGGCGAGCACGACCAGGACGACGTCGCCGAGCTGGCGCGGCCGCCGCCGACCGCTGTGCAGG
This region includes:
- a CDS encoding aspartate/glutamate racemase family protein, which gives rise to MKTIGLIGGMSWESTAEYYRLLNELARERLGGLHSAKCVLYSVDFAEIERLQVAGHWDKAGEVLADAARSLQAAGADLLLICTNTMHKVADQVAATVDIPLLHLADTTAATVRTAGLRSVGLLGTAFTMEQDFYRDRLTSHGLGVLVPDEDDRAVVHRVIYEELCLGIIREESQAAYGEVISRLVASGAEGIILGCTEIELLIGPEHSPVPVFATTRLHAEAAITAALAPER
- a CDS encoding SMI1/KNR4 family protein; translation: MTIRAWAYGNQWIGAGTAYDAQGDVRPVLATAPRRTQVPQAATAEERACQEVNWLGQLISITGWTQPPRRPNVDWAPIEASLGRRLPGDYKRMVETFGDGAFDAYLTLNQEPWTSLREDGLLIWASTEHKNLYCWRTNDNDPDRWPVTVQTFVGEIVPFDCSTAEFVCRILLDPRHPFTMAHYFDTHWFMNYSENK